In Gammaproteobacteria bacterium, a single window of DNA contains:
- a CDS encoding SDR family oxidoreductase: protein MNKNILIIGSGWLGWPLAQYLTLAGHQVTATTTCDKKVIRLGGTTPALIKLNANDPHLTGRISALPTFDIMIIVVPPQRQQADYLYQLQQLVKLADANNISHILFISSTGVYGQQSGIVTESTATVPTSDSAQAMADFEQALLIKGSGCHSVLRLAGLFGPGRHPGKFLAGKVDISNPEAVVNMIHQQDCIGLIEQIIMQNSWGRIHLGCAPSHPTRREFHQQGASQLALTVPQFVAKGGEQSKLVDGAITANKLGYRYNHPDLMDWFKQQ from the coding sequence ATGAACAAAAATATCCTGATTATTGGTAGTGGCTGGCTCGGTTGGCCACTGGCGCAATACTTAACGCTTGCAGGGCATCAAGTAACAGCGACCACAACCTGCGATAAAAAAGTTATTCGGCTCGGCGGCACCACGCCAGCATTAATAAAGTTAAACGCCAACGATCCACACTTAACAGGGCGAATATCAGCCCTTCCAACCTTCGATATCATGATTATTGTTGTGCCGCCACAGCGCCAGCAGGCTGATTATTTATATCAACTGCAACAATTAGTTAAACTAGCCGACGCTAATAATATCAGCCATATTTTATTCATTAGTTCGACCGGTGTTTATGGTCAACAATCTGGAATAGTGACAGAATCAACAGCCACGGTACCTACCTCAGACTCAGCACAGGCGATGGCCGACTTTGAGCAAGCCTTATTAATCAAAGGATCCGGTTGTCACAGCGTATTACGACTTGCTGGACTATTTGGCCCAGGGCGCCATCCAGGCAAGTTTTTGGCAGGGAAGGTCGATATCAGTAATCCTGAGGCAGTAGTTAACATGATCCATCAACAAGATTGCATTGGCTTAATCGAGCAAATTATTATGCAAAATAGCTGGGGCAGAATCCATCTTGGCTGCGCGCCAAGCCACCCAACCCGCCGTGAATTTCATCAGCAAGGTGCCAGTCAACTGGCATTAACAGTACCGCAATTTGTGGCGAAAGGTGGCGAGCAAAGCAAGTTAGTTGACGGCGCGATAACGGCTAACAAACTTGGTTACCGCTATAACCACCCGGATTTAATGGACTGGTTTAAGCAGCAATAG
- the argB gene encoding acetylglutamate kinase, protein MAKQPLVLKVGGALLESPVAQAELFAVIAKIMASGIQVVLVHGGGCLVEQWLEQANMVSQKIEGLRVTPASQIELVTGALAGAANKKLVATAKVNQLNAVGLSLADGDMVVAQQIDQKFGQVGQCTPLADTLLTTLMAKNYLVIISSIASDASGQLLNVNADQAAQVIAHLLHAKLILLSDVPGVLDGDKQLITSLNQAQAQVLVEQGVILGGMKVKVDAAFATAQQLNDSIVIASWKTPQQLLALIDGSPCGTTITATTL, encoded by the coding sequence ATGGCAAAGCAACCTTTAGTATTAAAAGTTGGTGGTGCTTTATTGGAGTCACCAGTGGCGCAAGCCGAGCTTTTTGCCGTGATAGCTAAAATTATGGCCAGCGGAATTCAGGTTGTACTGGTTCATGGTGGCGGCTGTTTGGTTGAGCAATGGCTTGAGCAGGCCAATATGGTCAGTCAAAAAATAGAAGGTTTGCGGGTAACGCCAGCCTCACAGATTGAACTGGTCACGGGTGCATTGGCTGGCGCGGCCAACAAAAAACTGGTGGCGACGGCGAAAGTAAATCAGTTAAATGCAGTTGGTTTGAGTTTAGCCGACGGTGACATGGTGGTAGCTCAACAAATTGATCAAAAATTCGGTCAGGTCGGCCAATGTACGCCCTTAGCTGATACCTTACTAACCACCTTAATGGCTAAAAACTATCTGGTGATTATCAGTTCAATTGCGAGCGACGCCAGTGGACAATTGCTTAATGTTAATGCCGATCAAGCAGCGCAAGTCATTGCCCACTTATTGCACGCTAAACTTATTTTGTTGTCAGATGTACCTGGAGTATTAGATGGTGACAAACAATTAATTACGAGTCTTAATCAGGCGCAAGCGCAAGTGCTGGTTGAGCAAGGGGTGATTCTCGGTGGCATGAAAGTTAAAGTAGATGCTGCCTTTGCAACCGCCCAGCAGTTAAATGATTCGATCGTGATTGCGAGCTGGAAAACACCGCAGCAATTATTAGCCCTTATTGATGGCAGCCCTTGTGGCACTACAATTACCGCCACTACGCTTTAG
- the argC gene encoding N-acetyl-gamma-glutamyl-phosphate reductase, with translation MINIAIIGASGYTGAQMCQLLDAQTKIKVTGLYVSQGSEDKDKWLCELYPQFSGLFDYQLQGLSPQAISEISTQCDAVVLATSHEVSHQLAQQFHQAGLSVFDLSGAYRFSDASYISQYYGFEHQHPELLTQAVYGLAEWNSEQIKASKMIAVPGCYPTASLLALKPLFEAGLLDSNQWPVINAVSGVTGAGRKASMVNSFCEVSLTPYGVLGHRHQPEITTQLGCPVIFTPHLGNFKRGILATITVKVKPEVDLEAVKNAYQVYDDKPMVRMREPQWPKIDQVAGTPFCDIGWKLDPDSGHLVVVSAIDNLLKGAAAQGLQCIMIHFGLEA, from the coding sequence ATGATTAATATTGCCATTATTGGTGCCAGCGGTTATACGGGTGCTCAAATGTGCCAATTGCTTGATGCCCAGACAAAAATTAAAGTTACCGGTTTGTATGTTTCGCAAGGTAGTGAGGATAAAGATAAGTGGCTGTGTGAACTTTATCCACAATTTTCAGGGTTATTTGATTATCAATTGCAAGGTTTGAGTCCGCAAGCTATTAGTGAGATCAGTACGCAATGTGACGCTGTCGTGTTGGCGACCAGTCATGAAGTTAGTCATCAGTTGGCGCAGCAATTTCACCAAGCGGGTTTAAGTGTTTTTGATTTGTCTGGTGCTTATCGTTTTAGCGATGCTAGCTATATTTCACAATATTATGGATTTGAACATCAGCACCCTGAGTTACTAACTCAGGCGGTATATGGCCTAGCAGAATGGAATAGTGAGCAAATTAAAGCCAGCAAGATGATTGCGGTGCCAGGCTGTTATCCAACAGCTTCTTTATTAGCGCTTAAACCATTATTTGAAGCTGGATTACTCGACTCAAATCAGTGGCCTGTGATCAATGCGGTGAGCGGCGTGACTGGAGCGGGGCGTAAAGCGTCGATGGTTAATAGCTTTTGTGAGGTCAGCTTGACCCCTTATGGTGTATTGGGCCATCGTCATCAACCGGAAATAACCACTCAGCTAGGTTGTCCGGTGATCTTTACTCCACATCTAGGTAATTTCAAACGGGGAATCTTGGCGACAATTACGGTTAAGGTTAAGCCTGAAGTTGATCTAGAAGCGGTCAAAAATGCATATCAGGTTTATGATGATAAACCTATGGTGAGAATGCGCGAGCCACAGTGGCCTAAAATCGACCAAGTTGCGGGCACGCCATTTTGTGATATTGGCTGGAAGCTTGATCCCGATAGTGGGCATTTAGTGGTGGTCTCGGCGATTGATAATTTACTCAAAGGTGCCGCAGCTCAAGGTCTGCAATGCATCATGATTCATTTTGGCTTGGAGGCATAA
- the metF gene encoding methylenetetrahydrofolate reductase, with protein sequence MAIDHAQHIESFNQLPSDLKDKLGVSFEFFPPSTPQMEQTLWRSIKRLESLDPKFVSVTYGANSGVRDRTHSVISKIQQQTKLVAAPHLTCIDATGAELDQLAKDYWRQGIKSIVALRGDVPADAKTAPQIYAADLVARLKRVADFDISVAAYPETHPDARSAQADIINLKRKIDAGANRAITQFFFDADTFLRFRDRTLAAGIDVDIIPGILPVTNFNQLKKFAGFTNVAIPPWMHQLYSGLETDQTTRNMIAASHSIDLVKVLAKEGVQDFHFYTLNRAELSYAICHAIGVRPTSSPVQLSNAVA encoded by the coding sequence GTGGCTATTGACCATGCACAACATATTGAATCATTTAACCAGTTACCAAGCGATTTGAAAGATAAGCTTGGTGTTTCTTTTGAATTTTTTCCACCTTCAACCCCGCAGATGGAACAGACGTTATGGCGCAGTATTAAACGACTTGAAAGTCTCGATCCTAAATTTGTTTCGGTGACGTACGGCGCTAATAGTGGGGTGCGTGATCGGACCCATAGCGTGATCTCGAAAATTCAACAGCAAACTAAGTTAGTTGCTGCGCCGCATTTGACGTGTATTGACGCCACTGGCGCTGAGTTAGATCAATTAGCGAAAGATTATTGGCGCCAAGGCATTAAAAGTATTGTTGCATTGCGCGGTGATGTGCCGGCTGATGCTAAAACAGCGCCACAAATTTATGCCGCAGATTTGGTGGCTCGATTAAAGCGCGTGGCTGATTTTGATATTTCGGTTGCCGCTTATCCCGAAACCCACCCTGATGCGCGCAGTGCTCAGGCTGATATTATTAATTTGAAGCGTAAAATCGATGCTGGCGCTAACCGTGCGATCACCCAGTTTTTCTTTGACGCCGATACTTTTTTGCGTTTTAGAGATCGGACTCTTGCCGCTGGCATCGATGTTGATATTATTCCAGGTATTTTACCTGTTACTAATTTTAATCAGCTCAAGAAATTTGCTGGCTTTACCAATGTAGCTATTCCACCATGGATGCATCAGCTTTACAGCGGGCTTGAAACAGATCAAACAACTCGCAACATGATCGCTGCCAGTCATTCGATTGATTTGGTGAAGGTTTTAGCTAAAGAGGGGGTGCAAGACTTCCACTTTTATACCCTTAATCGTGCTGAGCTTAGTTATGCTATTTGTCATGCGATTGGGGTGCGGCCGACATCTTCACCGGTTCAGCTGAGTAACGCTGTTGCCTAA
- a CDS encoding ornithine carbamoyltransferase produces MEKLQHFLTLKDLSQQQFLALIELAKQVKTNPANYSQALAGKSLVTLYEKPSLRTRVSFDIGIAKLGGHSVYLDQNNGAVGVRESIADFAKNISCWADGIVARTFSHSTVEGLAEFGSVPVINSLSDMYHPCQALADFLALAEKFDDLSQVKLVYVGDGNNVTHSLMIAAALVGAQMVVICPEGHFPDGKVVQDTQQLAQQHGGSLLLSTDIADAKGAQAIYTDTWISMGDDVDYQDIAAKFAPYQINEALMATLNVEYFMHCQPAHIGQEVTQQVFDGTNSLVLLQAENRMHAQNAVLITLLAD; encoded by the coding sequence ATGGAAAAATTACAGCACTTTTTAACCTTAAAAGATTTAAGCCAACAACAATTTCTAGCGTTGATCGAATTGGCTAAACAGGTAAAAACTAACCCAGCTAATTACAGTCAAGCGCTGGCCGGAAAAAGTTTAGTGACGTTATACGAAAAACCGTCGCTGCGTACTCGCGTTAGTTTTGATATTGGCATTGCCAAGCTTGGTGGTCACTCGGTCTATTTAGATCAAAATAATGGTGCGGTTGGCGTGCGTGAGTCAATCGCCGATTTTGCAAAAAACATATCATGTTGGGCCGACGGTATTGTCGCCAGAACGTTCAGCCATAGCACGGTTGAAGGGCTGGCTGAGTTTGGTAGCGTGCCAGTGATTAACTCGTTAAGCGATATGTATCATCCGTGTCAGGCGTTGGCCGATTTTTTAGCGTTAGCGGAAAAGTTTGATGATTTAAGTCAGGTTAAATTAGTGTATGTTGGCGATGGTAACAATGTAACGCATTCGCTAATGATCGCCGCCGCATTAGTTGGCGCACAGATGGTGGTTATTTGTCCTGAAGGCCATTTCCCCGACGGTAAAGTGGTGCAAGATACACAACAGCTAGCACAGCAGCACGGCGGCTCATTGCTGCTTTCAACCGATATCGCTGATGCCAAAGGGGCACAAGCTATTTACACTGATACCTGGATTTCAATGGGCGATGATGTTGACTATCAAGATATTGCCGCTAAATTCGCGCCTTATCAGATTAATGAAGCGTTGATGGCAACCCTTAATGTTGAATATTTTATGCATTGTCAGCCGGCTCATATTGGGCAAGAAGTGACGCAGCAAGTATTTGATGGTACTAATTCGTTAGTTTTATTACAGGCTGAAAATAGAATGCACGCGCAAAACGCAGTGCTTATTACATTATTAGCCGACTAG
- the argH gene encoding argininosuccinate lyase — translation MAALWGGRFSQAADERFKSFNDSLRFDYRLAKQDIIGSISWSRALQQVNVLTADEQQRIEAALNELGEAVVKDPKQILQSDAEDIHSWVEIQLIAKVGDLGKKLHTGRSRNDQVATDLKLWCKEQAVELSELLVKLQQALLDLAVREQGTVMPGYTHLQRAQPISFGHWCLAYVEMFDRDLSRMRDTAERLDRCPLGSGALAGTAYPIDRHALARDLGFKRATQNSLDSVSDRDHVVELLADASISMMHLSRMAEDLIFYNSGEAGFIELADNVTSGSSLMPQKKNPDALELIRGKTGRVFGALSGMMMTLKALPLAYNKDMQEDKEGLFDALDNWGDCLAMAALVLEGLQTNKATMLAAAQQGYANSTELADYLVSKDIPFREAHHIVGEVVVAAIAKQLPLEDFTLEQLKEFSAVIEADVYQHLTIDACLAKREVLGGTSLASVMSALDRRNVISEEFTSPAVVGGTADGQVQHAMGTMQQRLNASKAQLMNVRHARLSDVDAIETMIKAWSEAGECLPRDRFDIVNSILDFSVAENEQEQVVGCASLYIYGTGLAEIRSLGINVDSQGYGQGKALIDHMVARASELGFERVIVFTHVPEMFTKLGFSEVARDSLPDNVVQDCQGCPDKLECDEVAMAFALN, via the coding sequence ATGGCAGCACTATGGGGCGGACGGTTTTCGCAAGCGGCAGACGAGAGATTTAAATCTTTTAACGATTCTTTAAGATTCGATTACCGGTTGGCTAAACAAGATATTATTGGCTCAATTAGTTGGTCTCGAGCATTACAGCAAGTAAACGTATTAACGGCTGATGAGCAGCAACGTATAGAAGCGGCGCTTAACGAGCTTGGTGAAGCGGTTGTTAAAGATCCTAAACAGATTTTGCAAAGTGATGCCGAAGATATTCATAGTTGGGTTGAAATCCAATTAATTGCCAAGGTCGGTGATTTGGGCAAAAAACTCCATACTGGCCGTAGCCGTAATGATCAGGTCGCGACTGATTTAAAACTGTGGTGCAAAGAGCAAGCTGTTGAGTTATCAGAGTTGTTGGTTAAACTGCAGCAAGCGCTGCTTGATCTGGCTGTTCGTGAGCAAGGCACTGTGATGCCAGGGTATACTCACTTGCAACGCGCCCAGCCGATTAGCTTTGGCCATTGGTGTTTAGCCTATGTTGAAATGTTTGATCGTGACTTGAGCAGAATGCGTGATACCGCTGAGCGTCTTGATCGGTGCCCATTAGGTTCTGGTGCATTAGCCGGTACGGCTTACCCAATCGATCGCCATGCATTGGCTCGTGATTTGGGATTTAAACGTGCAACTCAAAACAGTCTAGATTCAGTATCTGATCGTGATCATGTGGTTGAGCTGTTAGCCGATGCCAGCATTTCAATGATGCACTTGTCGCGTATGGCAGAAGATTTAATTTTCTATAACTCGGGTGAAGCTGGTTTTATTGAATTAGCTGACAATGTTACCTCTGGATCATCGCTGATGCCCCAGAAGAAAAACCCTGATGCCTTGGAGCTAATACGCGGTAAAACTGGCCGAGTTTTTGGTGCTTTAAGCGGCATGATGATGACACTTAAGGCATTGCCATTAGCGTATAACAAAGACATGCAAGAAGACAAAGAAGGCCTGTTTGATGCACTTGATAACTGGGGCGATTGTTTAGCAATGGCTGCGTTAGTGCTAGAAGGCTTGCAAACGAATAAAGCAACAATGTTAGCTGCTGCTCAGCAAGGTTATGCCAATTCAACTGAATTAGCTGATTATCTAGTATCTAAAGATATTCCGTTTAGAGAGGCGCACCATATTGTCGGTGAAGTAGTCGTCGCTGCAATTGCCAAGCAGTTACCATTAGAAGATTTTACCTTAGAGCAACTCAAAGAGTTTTCAGCGGTGATTGAAGCCGATGTTTACCAGCATTTAACCATTGATGCATGTTTGGCTAAACGTGAGGTGCTTGGTGGCACATCATTGGCGAGTGTGATGTCGGCTCTTGATCGTCGTAATGTGATCAGCGAAGAATTCACTTCACCGGCAGTGGTCGGCGGTACGGCCGATGGCCAAGTCCAGCATGCCATGGGCACAATGCAGCAACGCTTAAATGCCAGTAAAGCGCAGTTAATGAATGTACGCCATGCCAGGTTGTCAGATGTTGATGCGATTGAGACGATGATTAAAGCTTGGTCGGAGGCTGGTGAGTGTTTGCCGCGCGATCGATTTGATATCGTTAATAGTATTTTAGATTTCTCGGTCGCCGAAAATGAACAAGAACAAGTTGTTGGCTGTGCGTCGTTATATATTTACGGTACTGGTTTAGCTGAAATTCGCTCTTTGGGTATTAATGTTGATAGCCAGGGTTATGGTCAAGGCAAGGCGTTAATCGACCATATGGTTGCTCGGGCGAGTGAGTTAGGATTTGAACGAGTGATTGTATTTACTCATGTGCCTGAGATGTTCACTAAGTTAGGTTTTAGCGAAGTCGCCCGCGACTCATTGCCTGACAATGTGGTTCAAGACTGTCAAGGTTGCCCTGATAAACTTGAGTGTGATGAAGTGGCAATGG